The Saccharothrix variisporea genome has a segment encoding these proteins:
- the hypF gene encoding carbamoyltransferase HypF, with amino-acid sequence MARLVERIEVHGTVQGVGFRPHVHRLAAELGIDGDVRNEDGRVVITASGDSADLREFRRLVRERSPAVARVERVEVSALPPSAAPPPGFVVRESRAGTAAGPRSVPPDLATCPACVAELFDPADRRYRYPFVNCTDCGPRATIVDALPYDRVRTSMRGFPLCAACAAEYHDPSDRRFHAEPIACPDCGPVLSWGALTGEDALHAAVTVIADGGLVALKGIGGYQLVCDAADETAVLRLREVKRRPRKAFAVMVPDVDHVHRLSFADETSALSSAAAPIVLLPRRPDAGLAASVAPGLAELGLFLPHSPLHHLLLAALARPLVVTSGNRSGEPIVIADVDALATLGPLVDGVLTHDRPIRSRYDDSVVRGRAVLRRARGLAPEPLPLPTPVRGPVLAVGAQLKHTTALAVGDRVFLGPHTGDLADAATFTAFEETAAALARTQGVAPEYVAHDLHPGYLSTRHARHWPAERRIAVQHHHAHVAATAAEHGVRDRFIGVAYDGLGYGDDGTLWGGEVLLATYRGYRRVGRVGTAPLPGGESAVRHPARMALGYLYGAEDFGTHLDRCSDAPRARVGELLERIGAREAEVVRRMVARGVHSPVASSVGRLFDAVAALLGLCDDATYEGEAAVLLEAAAHGQPDTGPALAWRLHRRDGLWVYDPVPTLRDVATATDPPAVVAARFHAAVAQATRALVEQAADASGLHTVCLGGGVFQNRRLTDAVVRDLDDAGFEVHVGQRVPVNDGGISYGQAAIAAARLEG; translated from the coding sequence GTGGCCAGGCTGGTGGAGCGCATCGAGGTGCACGGGACGGTGCAGGGAGTCGGGTTCCGGCCGCACGTGCACCGGCTGGCCGCCGAGCTGGGTATCGACGGGGACGTGCGCAACGAGGACGGCCGGGTGGTGATCACCGCCTCCGGGGACTCCGCCGACCTGCGGGAGTTCCGCAGGCTGGTCCGGGAGCGTTCGCCGGCCGTGGCGCGGGTCGAACGGGTCGAGGTGTCCGCGCTGCCGCCCTCCGCCGCGCCGCCGCCCGGGTTCGTGGTGCGCGAGAGCCGCGCCGGGACGGCGGCCGGGCCGCGGTCGGTCCCGCCGGACCTGGCGACGTGCCCGGCGTGCGTGGCCGAGCTGTTCGACCCGGCCGACCGCCGCTACCGCTACCCGTTCGTCAACTGCACCGACTGCGGTCCGCGCGCGACGATCGTCGACGCTCTGCCCTACGACCGGGTGCGCACGTCCATGCGCGGGTTCCCCCTGTGCGCCGCGTGCGCAGCCGAGTACCACGACCCGTCCGACCGCCGCTTCCACGCCGAGCCCATCGCCTGCCCCGACTGCGGTCCCGTGCTGTCGTGGGGCGCGCTGACCGGAGAAGACGCGTTGCACGCGGCCGTCACCGTCATCGCAGACGGCGGCTTGGTGGCGCTGAAGGGCATCGGCGGCTACCAGCTGGTGTGCGACGCGGCCGACGAGACCGCGGTGCTCCGCCTGCGTGAGGTGAAACGACGACCGCGCAAGGCGTTCGCCGTCATGGTGCCCGACGTCGACCACGTCCATCGTCTGTCCTTCGCGGACGAAACCTCCGCGCTGTCTTCGGCCGCCGCGCCGATCGTGCTGCTGCCCCGCCGCCCGGATGCGGGACTCGCCGCGTCGGTCGCCCCGGGCCTGGCCGAGCTCGGCCTGTTCCTGCCCCACAGCCCGCTGCACCACCTGCTGCTCGCCGCACTGGCGCGGCCCCTGGTCGTCACCAGCGGCAACCGGTCCGGCGAACCGATCGTGATCGCCGACGTCGACGCGCTCGCCACGCTCGGCCCCCTCGTGGACGGCGTCCTCACGCACGACCGGCCCATCCGGTCGCGTTACGACGACTCCGTGGTGCGCGGTCGGGCGGTGCTGCGCCGGGCGCGGGGTCTCGCACCTGAACCGCTCCCCCTGCCGACGCCGGTGCGCGGACCCGTGCTCGCGGTGGGGGCACAGCTCAAGCACACCACCGCGCTGGCCGTCGGCGACCGAGTGTTCCTCGGCCCGCACACCGGCGACCTGGCCGACGCGGCGACCTTCACGGCGTTCGAGGAGACCGCCGCCGCGCTGGCCCGGACGCAGGGCGTGGCGCCGGAGTACGTGGCGCACGACCTCCACCCCGGCTACCTGTCCACCCGCCATGCGCGCCACTGGCCCGCCGAGCGCCGGATCGCGGTGCAGCACCACCACGCGCACGTGGCCGCGACGGCGGCCGAGCACGGCGTGCGGGACCGTTTCATCGGTGTCGCCTACGACGGCTTGGGCTACGGCGACGACGGCACCCTGTGGGGCGGCGAGGTGCTGCTCGCGACCTATCGCGGCTACCGGCGGGTGGGCCGGGTCGGCACCGCGCCGCTGCCCGGCGGCGAATCGGCCGTGCGTCACCCGGCCCGGATGGCGCTGGGCTACCTCTACGGCGCGGAGGACTTCGGGACCCACCTCGACAGGTGCTCAGACGCGCCACGAGCCCGGGTCGGTGAGCTGCTGGAGCGGATCGGCGCGCGGGAGGCCGAGGTCGTGCGGCGGATGGTGGCGCGGGGTGTGCACAGCCCGGTCGCCTCCAGTGTCGGGCGGCTGTTCGACGCGGTGGCGGCGCTGCTCGGGCTGTGCGACGACGCGACCTACGAGGGTGAGGCCGCGGTGCTGCTGGAGGCGGCGGCGCACGGGCAGCCCGACACCGGGCCCGCCCTGGCGTGGCGGCTGCACCGCCGCGACGGGCTGTGGGTCTACGACCCGGTGCCGACGCTGCGGGACGTGGCCACCGCGACCGACCCGCCCGCCGTGGTCGCGGCCCGGTTCCACGCGGCGGTCGCCCAGGCCACCCGCGCGCTGGTCGAGCAGGCCGCCGACGCCTCCGGCCTGCACACCGTCTGCCTGGGCGGCGGGGTGTTCCAGAACCGGCGGCTGACCGACGCGGTGGTGCGTGACCTGGACGACGCCGGTTTCGAGGTGCACGTGGGACAGCGGGTACCGGTCAACGACGGCGGCATCAGCTACGGACAGGCCGCCATCGCCGCGGCCCGCTTGGAGGGATGA
- a CDS encoding HypC/HybG/HupF family hydrogenase formation chaperone, with protein sequence MCLGIPGRVVDVVDGEPRTGTVDFDGLRRPVCLAYAPEADVGDYVIVHVGFAISVVDEAEAEKTLAVLRAMPDALANELGPS encoded by the coding sequence ATGTGCCTGGGGATACCAGGACGGGTCGTGGACGTCGTGGACGGCGAGCCGCGCACCGGCACCGTGGACTTCGACGGTCTGCGGCGGCCGGTGTGCCTGGCCTACGCGCCCGAAGCGGACGTCGGTGACTACGTGATCGTGCACGTCGGCTTCGCGATCAGCGTGGTGGACGAAGCCGAGGCGGAGAAGACCCTGGCGGTGCTGCGCGCCATGCCCGACGCGCTGGCGAACGAGCTGGGGCCGTCGTGA